TTCAGCGGCATAACCAGATTGTCCTGCCTCTCATTGAACAGTATCGGGGGATGGTTGTCAAAACCATTGGCGATGCGGTCATGATTTCCTTCTCAACTCCCCTGGATGCGGTCAAAGCTGCGGTGGACATCCAGAAAAAGCTGCACGAGTACAATACCACGGTTGAGGATGATGGCCGGATCCGGGTCAAGATCGGGATCAATATCGGCCAGGCACTGGTGGATGAGGCGGATATTCATGGCGATGTGGTCAATGTCGCCTCGCGTATTCAGGCCCAGGCCGGGCCGGACCAGATACTCATCTCCAGCCGGGTCTACGAACAGGTGCGGGGAATCGAGGATATCCTGTGCCGGTCGCACGGAACCGTGAAGGTCAAGGGCAAGACCGAGCCCCTGGAGCTGTACCGCGTAGTCTGGCGGGATGAAGACATCATTCTGGGCGATAAGCCAAAGGTCAGGTCTTTGAGCGGAGCATCACCTTCCCGGCAGCCAGCCAGGAAACCTGTCAGGATCATCCAGCTTGAGGTTACCCGTCAGGATGGCCGTCTCAAGATCAGCATCGACGAGCGCCTTGCAGGCGAAGAAAGCACGGTACGCAACTACGAGGAAGTCCCGGTATCCCTGGACTGGATTAAAACCCGGTGCCACGAGATGGTCGAAACCCTGAACGAGGTCAACCGCCAGGGCCGGTTCAGCCGCGAGGTCCTGCTCAAGCTGCGGGCAACGGGCCGGGTCTTTTATAATGAGCTTCTGACCCCTCTGGTCAAAACCAAACTCCGGGAGACCAGGGCCGAATACCTGAGTCTGAATATCGACGATCAACTGGTTCAGGTTCCCTGGGAGCTGCTCTACGACGGTCAGGAATTCCTCTGCCAGCGGTTCAATATGGGCCGTCTGGTGAAAACCCGCCAATCGGTGCAGGGGATCAAAGGCCGTTCCCCGCTGAACCCCTGCGGGGACAGGGTTCTGTCCAGGCCCCTGCGGATGCTGATTATCGCCGATCCTACCGGCGATCTCAAGGATGCCTACCGGGAGGGGATACAGATCCAGGAGCATATGGCTCAATACGGGAATTTCATTAATGTGGCCCTGCGCTCCCAGGGTATCACCCCTCCCTTTATCAGGGAAAAGATGAAATACTTTGACCTGATCCACTTTGCAGGCCATGCGGACTACGACCAGGAGAACCCCGAGCGGGGCGGCTGGCGTCTGACCAGCGGCAATCTGACCGCTCAGGATGTCATGCAGATGGCAGGATCATCCGCCATGCCCAGCCTCATTTTCTCGAATTCCTGCCAATCGGCCCGCACCGAAGGATGGGTCCTGAAGGAGCACTTTCAGGATGAAATTTTCGGCCTGGCCCACGCCTTTCTGCTGAGCGGAGTAAAGCACTATGTGGGCACCTTCTGGGAGATACTTGATGAGCCGAGCAGCCGCTTTGCCCTGGAGTTCTACAAGTGCCTTTTATCCGGCCTGACTACGGGTGAGGCCATGCGGGAAGCCAGACTGTCGCTGATCAGAAAATATGGCGAAGAAACGGCTGTCTGGGCAAGCTATCTGCTGTATGGCGATCCCACAACCAATTACCTTGATCTGATAAAGTCGGCTGAGGGAGATGATGAGTCAGAATCGGCAGGCAGCACCTCTGCCTTCCGGGAAGGAATCGAAACCGGGGAGCCGGGCAGACAGAGCCCCGGGAAAGCTGCCCTGGCTGCGACCGGCCTGAGGCAGCAGTGGCTGCTGGCGGCCGGAGGCGGCCTTCTTCTCCTTGCAATTCTCTTCCTGTTCACGACCAGACTTTGGCAGCCTTCACAGCCATCATTTCAGACCTTGCCCTTTCCTGCGGCAGCTCCGGGGGTCTTGCTCTCCCAGACGCCGGGCGGAGCGACAGCGGATTCCGACTTCCAGAAAAGCGTCCAGATCATCAGCCTCCTCTCCTCCTATCAGGATCGGTTGAACAGCCGGTTTAAGGAGCGGGGGTTCTTCATCAGGGAAAAGACACCGGATACCTGGACCTCGGTTCCCTTGTCCGTGGGTATGATCCTGCCCGACTGGGAGAAGGTCGATCCTGCTGCAGCCAGGGCTGCCAAGCCCCATTTTGACCTGCTTTTTAAAAGAATGGTTGAAACCTTCACTCAGACGCATGCCCTTGGCCTGTCCATTCTGGAAAGAGAGCGATTGACAGCCATTCTCCAGGAGCTTCAGATCGGAATCGCGAACCTTTCTCCCGATGCCCTCGAAAGTGCCCGCAGCATTCTCGCGGCCCAGGTAATTCTTTTTCCCGAACCGGTCTTTTACCAGTTCGATCAGGGCGATGATCCGCAGATCAGCCTTCGTCTGGTGGAAACCAAAAGCACCAAGATCATGGCCGCCTTCTCCGGGTCTTTCACCCCGGAAGCGGAGTCCATCAACAGGACAGCCTCGGACCTGGTCACCAGGATCGTAAAAACCCTCCAGGAAGAATACCCCTTGCAGGGCCGGATTGTGTCGCTCAAGGGTCATATGGCGGAAATCAACCTCGGATCCTGTATCGGGGTCTCGAAGAACCAGTCTTTTACCGTGCTGAACCAGGGGAATGATGATCCCCCGAAGGGGAATATCCGCATCCTGTCCGTTGCCGAACATACAGCCCTGGCCGAAGTTCTGGAACGGCATAAGGAATTTGTGCCCGGCGACCGGATAGTCAGCAAGGGCAGTGGTCAGTGATCAGTGGTCAGCGGCGTACCAAGAAGCAAGGGTAAGTGACTGGAGGCGTGAAGGGGGCAGTTTCCGATGAAACAGGGTCTTGTTCAACTCACCCAATTCCATGCTCATGATTCCACAACAACAGGTATCTATCGCGCCATATACGGTGCCCCCCTGTCATTGCTGTCTGCCTGCCTTGCGCTTTCTCTGAGCCTCCTTCTCACCTCGTGCTCAAAGGTTCAACCGAAGGTCTGCCTCAGAGATGG
The sequence above is a segment of the bacterium genome. Coding sequences within it:
- a CDS encoding CHAT domain-containing protein, giving the protein MQHMDREEEMSSEGPHEIRSGNIEEILRERDRLEQMLRERFEKEVVILFTDICGYTGYIDAHGDVSGLALIQRHNQIVLPLIEQYRGMVVKTIGDAVMISFSTPLDAVKAAVDIQKKLHEYNTTVEDDGRIRVKIGINIGQALVDEADIHGDVVNVASRIQAQAGPDQILISSRVYEQVRGIEDILCRSHGTVKVKGKTEPLELYRVVWRDEDIILGDKPKVRSLSGASPSRQPARKPVRIIQLEVTRQDGRLKISIDERLAGEESTVRNYEEVPVSLDWIKTRCHEMVETLNEVNRQGRFSREVLLKLRATGRVFYNELLTPLVKTKLRETRAEYLSLNIDDQLVQVPWELLYDGQEFLCQRFNMGRLVKTRQSVQGIKGRSPLNPCGDRVLSRPLRMLIIADPTGDLKDAYREGIQIQEHMAQYGNFINVALRSQGITPPFIREKMKYFDLIHFAGHADYDQENPERGGWRLTSGNLTAQDVMQMAGSSAMPSLIFSNSCQSARTEGWVLKEHFQDEIFGLAHAFLLSGVKHYVGTFWEILDEPSSRFALEFYKCLLSGLTTGEAMREARLSLIRKYGEETAVWASYLLYGDPTTNYLDLIKSAEGDDESESAGSTSAFREGIETGEPGRQSPGKAALAATGLRQQWLLAAGGGLLLLAILFLFTTRLWQPSQPSFQTLPFPAAAPGVLLSQTPGGATADSDFQKSVQIISLLSSYQDRLNSRFKERGFFIREKTPDTWTSVPLSVGMILPDWEKVDPAAARAAKPHFDLLFKRMVETFTQTHALGLSILERERLTAILQELQIGIANLSPDALESARSILAAQVILFPEPVFYQFDQGDDPQISLRLVETKSTKIMAAFSGSFTPEAESINRTASDLVTRIVKTLQEEYPLQGRIVSLKGHMAEINLGSCIGVSKNQSFTVLNQGNDDPPKGNIRILSVAEHTALAEVLERHKEFVPGDRIVSKGSGQ